CCATGTACAGGAACAACATGAGGCCAAGCAGCTCGACGAGATGAATGAGGTGCCACCCCTCGATCACTTCTACCTGCACGATAACCAACAAAACGGTCGCGACCAGGAAGACGAGTACGTGTTTGCGGGGCATTGCAAGGACTTCCTGCAGGAATGCCCCGAGCCATCCGCGCCCGTCCTCCATGGTCAAGGTCCTCCTCTGCTCATGGGTCTAAATCTAAATTGATGCAGATTGAGTGCCACAGAGTTCCGGTTCCTCTGCAGGCTTCGCTCGGGCAGGAAGGGTGATGGCCAGAACGGGTGACGGTGGGCGATTCCTGAGGCCGCATGAGGCTGTGGCAAGGCTTTTGTAGCGATTCGGGACAATACAGTCGAGCCTGCTGCCGACTTCTGCTACGCCCTTCTGCCTGTTGAGAGGCATGCCTCGTGATCTTGACCGACAACTCAAGCTGAATTGGAAAGATTTCCGCATAACAATCGAACTGGTCAATGGCATCGGCCTTGCTGTTTTACACAACATTAGGTGGTGACGCGGGAGAAGCTACTATGAGGGTAGCTGTGTTTATTTCGAGCGTACCTATGACCGGAAAACTCTAACAGTGCGGCAATCGGGGATGTGACATCATGACGAAACCGACCAGCTTGTACGAATTTTCACCGGGACTAGCCGGCGTTCCTGCAGCCAAATCGTCGATCAGTTATGTGGACGGCCAGGCCGGCTTGTTGGAGTACCGCGGTATTCGCATCGCAGACCTGACCGCTCACAGCACGTTCCTGGAAGCGTCGTTTCTCCTCTTGTTCGGTCATTTGCCCACTCCGGACGAACTCCACCGGTTTTCACAAGACATTAGTCACCACCGACGCATCAAGTACAGGATGACGGATCTCATCAAGTGTCTTCCGGATCAAGGGCATCCGATGGACGCGTTGCAGGCGGCTGTGGCAGCACTGGGCATGTATTACCCGGCCCGACAGGTCTTAGACCCAGAGGTTCAATATTGGTCGGTCGTGCGCCTGATCGCCAAGGTCCCGACCATCATTGCCGCCTATCACCGGCTCAGACGTGGAGATCATGAGGTTCATCCCCGGGACGATGTCTACCACGCGAGCAACTTTCTCTACATGTTGACGGAAAAGGTTCCGCATCCCTCCTTGGCGAAAGCGCTGGACACCTGCCTCATTCTCCACGCAGAACATACTATGAACGCCTCCACCTTCAGCGGCATGGTGACGGCCTCAACCTTAGCTGACCCCTACAGCGTCGTCGCCTCCGCCATCGGGACTCTCAAGGGTCCTCTCCATGGAGGGGCCACGGAAGAGGTCGTGCACATGCTGGAGGAAATCGGCTCGCGCGAGCAGGTCCGAACCTATCTTGAGAAAAAGCTGGCCGCTAAGCAGAAACTGATGGGGTTCGGCCATCGTATCTATAAGGTTAAGGATCCCAGGGCTACCATCCTTCAGAAGGTGGCCAGAAGCCTCGCCGAAGACTGCGGATCGTCTCCGCTCTTGGATCTCGCCGAAGAAGTTGAACGAGTGGGAGAGGAACTGCTCCACGCAAAGGGCATCCACCCCAATGTCGATTTCTACTCAGGAGTGCTTTACAAGACCATGGGCATTGATCCTGACTTCTTCACCACCATATTTGCGATGGCCCGGGTGTCAGGGTGGTTGGCTCATTGGCTGGAACAGATCAAGGACAATAAGCTCTTTCGACCGGACCAGATTTATGACGGATCGCATGGCCTTGTCTATGTCCCCATCGATCGTCGCGTGAGGGGAGTATAGAGAGATGGCTCCTTATCACGATTGCATCGAAAATGGTCATGCCGACCGGGCGGTCAGACGGCTTCTCGGCCGATAAGGCTCGGCAGGTAGAACATGAACGATGAGGCGGACGTTCTCCAGGGATGAGGTGCATCATGAGAATCCATATTCCCTTCCTTTGTGCATCTGTCGGCATGATGGCGCTCTTCGGAACGACCCTAACACCAATCACGACAGAGGCCCAATCCAAGACCCAAGGAAGCCGCGAGCAACGGATTGAGATTGTCATTGAGGATCGTACCTTCTTTCTAGCCAAAGGCGGCCCCATTCAGATAGGGACGCCCCTCGAGATTGTCGTGGAGAATCGTGACAATGTCCGCCACGGCTTTGCGTCATCGATGCTGACCGGGCTCCTCGTCTCCGGGGAAGACGATCAGATCGTGACGTATGGGAAAGGCGTGGAAGGGTTTTACGTGAATCCTGGGAAGACTCTGGTGATACGGTTCACCACTGAAAGGCCGGGGAGCTTCTCTTTTCACTGTGATATCCACGAGCGCATGAAGGGGGAATTATATGTGCTGGAGATCCCCACGGCATAGGAAGAAGCCACCGCACTATGCCTTCGCAACAGCCGGCCCTGAACGGCAGCGGAGTTCAAGACAAGGCGGCAGTTCAGGTATCAGCGGTTCTCCTTCACGGTTTGGATTGATCCCGCCTGCATAGGCCGGGGAGGGGGGCTGGCGTGGCCAGAACTATCGCGTCGAAAATCGTGCGGCGAGTCGCCACCATCGATGAGAACAAATCCGTTCTCGACGCGGCCGAACTCATGACCGAGGAATTCATTGGTTCCGTGGTTGTCACGAATACTTCGGGGATTCGAGGTCTGTTCACGGAACGTGAGCTGATGATGAACGTAGTCGGTAGGGGGAAAGACTCGGAAAAGCTCAAAATAAAGGATGTGATGACCAGAGACCCGATCAGGGTCAGTCCGAAGGATACGGCCGGTCGCTGTTTGGACCTGATGAAGGAACACAGATGTCGGCACCTTTTGGTGTTCGAGGGAGACGAGTTCGTCGGCATCGTTTCACTCCGAGACCTGGTGACGCTGATGATCGATGAGAAGGAAGAGCTGATTCAACAGCTGGAACGATACATCGCTTCCTGATGAATGCTTTCCCGACGATTTCCCTGGGATGAGGACCTCATATGTTCACGAGGCTGCGAAAGCTGACCGGCCGTTCGATGCAGCGATAGAGGAAAGAGGAGATCAGCGTGGGTTACCTAGGGCAGGTGGATGACACCGACTGAGATAGAACCGGGGAGGGAGGCGTTATGAGAGCCGCAGAACATTTTGTGAACGCGCATGATCCAAAGACATTGACCGTTCGACAAGTGATGGAAAATGACGTGTATACAGTGGGCCCTGATACCAAAGGGATCGCCATCGCGGAAACCATGACCGACCAGAACTTTGGAGCCGTGCCCGTCGTGGAAAAGGATTTCACGCTCGTCGGTCTCGTGTCCGAATTCGACCTGTTACGAGTCATGGAGGAGGGGAAAGACCTTCGTCAAACCACAGCGGAGGAGATCATGACCAGAAATGTTGTCACGGCCACAGAAGAGATGCTGGTCACGGATTTGACCCGCCTTCTTCAGGAGCGACACCTCATCCGGGCTCCTGTTGTGAGGGGGAAAATTCTGGTCGGCATTGCGTCCAGACGGGATGTGGTTTTCGGCTACCTGAAGGCGACGGCCAAGTATTGGTGGCCAGGAAAGGGGGGCAGCGGATAGGGTGAGTGAAATCGCAAGAGTGTGGTCCGCGCGGAGTCGCTGGTGATGAAACGCCGGATCACGGACGAGAGAAGGGCTTTCCTCTCGACTCAAGCGGCATTGAGTTCAAAGTTCGCGACCGGAACGAACGCAAGTGTTCACTCAGAGGCAGCGATGTCTGAGCAGGATACGCCGCAGGCTCCTGAGATCCTCAGAGAAATCCACGAGGCTGAACGGTCCGTTGAGGCGATGCTTCGACAGGCCGAGCGAGAGGCGGCCGGAATATTAGAACGTGCGCGGGCCGAGGCGACGTCGGTACTGGCTGAGCAGCGTAGAGAGCTCGAGCAGAGACAGTCCAAGGCGCTGGCTGCGGGCCTCGCCGAGGCGAAGCGTGAGGCTGAGCAGTTGCTCACGAACGCCCAGGCGAATGCAAGCGATATGAGAGCTCACTGCACGGGCAGGATCGATGAGGCGGTTGACCTCG
This region of Nitrospira sp. genomic DNA includes:
- a CDS encoding citrate synthase, which codes for MTKPTSLYEFSPGLAGVPAAKSSISYVDGQAGLLEYRGIRIADLTAHSTFLEASFLLLFGHLPTPDELHRFSQDISHHRRIKYRMTDLIKCLPDQGHPMDALQAAVAALGMYYPARQVLDPEVQYWSVVRLIAKVPTIIAAYHRLRRGDHEVHPRDDVYHASNFLYMLTEKVPHPSLAKALDTCLILHAEHTMNASTFSGMVTASTLADPYSVVASAIGTLKGPLHGGATEEVVHMLEEIGSREQVRTYLEKKLAAKQKLMGFGHRIYKVKDPRATILQKVARSLAEDCGSSPLLDLAEEVERVGEELLHAKGIHPNVDFYSGVLYKTMGIDPDFFTTIFAMARVSGWLAHWLEQIKDNKLFRPDQIYDGSHGLVYVPIDRRVRGV
- a CDS encoding cupredoxin domain-containing protein, with product MRIHIPFLCASVGMMALFGTTLTPITTEAQSKTQGSREQRIEIVIEDRTFFLAKGGPIQIGTPLEIVVENRDNVRHGFASSMLTGLLVSGEDDQIVTYGKGVEGFYVNPGKTLVIRFTTERPGSFSFHCDIHERMKGELYVLEIPTA
- a CDS encoding CBS domain-containing protein gives rise to the protein MARTIASKIVRRVATIDENKSVLDAAELMTEEFIGSVVVTNTSGIRGLFTERELMMNVVGRGKDSEKLKIKDVMTRDPIRVSPKDTAGRCLDLMKEHRCRHLLVFEGDEFVGIVSLRDLVTLMIDEKEELIQQLERYIAS
- a CDS encoding CBS domain-containing protein, translated to MRAAEHFVNAHDPKTLTVRQVMENDVYTVGPDTKGIAIAETMTDQNFGAVPVVEKDFTLVGLVSEFDLLRVMEEGKDLRQTTAEEIMTRNVVTATEEMLVTDLTRLLQERHLIRAPVVRGKILVGIASRRDVVFGYLKATAKYWWPGKGGSG
- a CDS encoding V-type ATPase subunit subunit G family protein; this translates as MSEQDTPQAPEILREIHEAERSVEAMLRQAEREAAGILERARAEATSVLAEQRRELEQRQSKALAAGLAEAKREAEQLLTNAQANASDMRAHCTGRIDEAVDLVLGRILPGWGQFHD